The genomic stretch AGGAGAGACTCGAACTCTCAAGGGTTTAAACCCACTGGAACCTAAATCCAGCGCGTCTACCAATTTCGCCACTTTCGCAAAGGTCGTTAATTATACAGTATCTTATCATGAAAAAAATCAATCTTGTGAATTTGTCAGCCAACTAGCTGCTTGCTTGGCAAAATAGGTCAAAATACCATCAGCTCCGGCCCGTTTCATAGCCAGAAGGCACTCCAAAATACTCTCACGCTCATTTAAGTAGCCATGCTCAATAGCTACTTTTTGCATCGCATATTCACCACTTACCTGGTAAACAAAAGTAGGCACGCCAAATTGCTGCTTAATACGGTAAAGAATATCTAAATAGGGCATTCCTGGCTTTACCATGACAATATCTGCTCCTTCAGCAAGGTCCAATGCTACCTCCTGTAGGGCCTCATTACTATTCGCGGGATCCATTTGGTATGTCTTTTTGTTAGCACTTTTTAATTGCCCAGATGTTCCTATTGCATCACGGAAAGGTCCATAAAAATGAGAAGCGTATTTGGCTGAATAGGCAATGATTTGGGTGTTAGGGTAGCCCTGCTCCTCCAAAGCCTTACGGATCCAACCAATTCTACCATCCATCATATCAGAAGGAGCGATAGCATCCACACCGGCTTGTGCATAGCACAGCGCTTGCTTAACCAATATCTCTATCGACTCATCATTTAAAATAGTACCCTCTTTAGATAAAAGCCCGTCATGACCATGCGCTGTATAAGGATCAAGTGCGATATCGGTAATAATTCCCATTTCTGGAAAATTCTTTTTCAATTCTCTTATTGCATGAGGAATTAAGCCCTCCCCATTATAGGCCTCACAAGCGTCCCAGGTTTTATCTTTTACAGGTATCACTGGGAACAAGGCAATAGCTGGTATTCGCAGCTGCTGTAAAACTGCGACTTCATCCAGTAGATAATCTAAGGTAAGCCGCTCTATCCCAGGCATAGCTGCTATCTTCTGTCTCTGATTTTCCCCTGGAAGCAGAAATAGTGGATAAATTAAATCATCGCAACTAAGCCTAGTTTCGCGTATTAAGCGCCGACTAAATTGATTTTCTCTTAAACGACGTAAGCGCGTATGAGGGAACTGGCGCATAGAGTACCTGCCTATTTAAATTATTCTATGTTTTGGAGTACTTTAACTTATAAAACCACTTATTCAAAAATACTTAATGCTGTACTTGTATTGTTGGATTTGTTTTTGTTAGAATCACCGCCTCTACTCACAAGAGTAGTAATCGCATTTAGAGAGCTTCGGAGCTTCCCAGTTATGAAAACATTGATGGCCAAACCCGGCCTTGTTGAACAAAAATGGCTTTTGATTGATGCCTCAGGCAAAACCTTAGGTCACCTAGCAACTAGAATAGCCCGTATTCTGCGCGGAAAGCATAAGCCAGAATTCACTCCTCATGTTGATACTGGGGATTATATCGTTGTTATTAATGCTGAAAAAGTGACTGTAACCGGCACGAAGGCTAAAAATAAACAATATGAGCGCTATACAGGTTATCCTGGCGGGCTAAAATCTATTTCTTTTGAAAAATTGCAAAAAGCTTTTCCTGCTCGAATTATTGAAAAAGCTGTTAAGGGCATGCTACCTAAAAATCCTTTGGGTTATGCCATGATAACTAAACTTAAAGTCTATGCTGGTTCTGCACATCCTCATAGCGCTCAAAATCCTGAACCAACTAGCATTGATAGGTTATAAACTATGGCACTAGAACAGAATTATGGTACAGGTCGCCGTAAAACAGCGACCGCTAGAGTATTCCTTAGAAAAGGCACTGGTATTATCCAAGTAAATGGCCGTACTCTAGAAAATTACTTTGGCCGCGAAACTGCTCAAATGGTTGTTAATCAGCCTCTAGAAGTTGTTGACCAAATGGGCAGATTTGATATCACAGTAACAGTTTCTGGTGGGGGAAGCAGCGGTCAAGCCGGTGCTGTTCGACACGGGATAAGTCGCGCTTTAATAAATTATGACGAATCGACTACTGTCAATACCGATGATACTGCTGGAAATGATGCTTCATTTCGTCGATTATTGCGCCGCGCGGGCTTAGTTACTCGAGATGCAAGAAAAGTTGAACGGAAAAAAGTGGGTCGGCATAAAGCGCGTAAAGGAACTCAATATTCAAAACGATAATCATCATATTATTTATTGAATTATTTTAGATTAGTTATATTTTTTAACGACGAAAAAAATGGAAGAAGATCGTCGCCACTTATTGGCTATTATAATAGCCATCATGGCTGGATTTGGTATAGCCGCTAGCGCTATACCTTTTTTAGCGTCTTTAGAGCCAACTGCCAAAACACTCACACAAGCCTCTGATCCTGTTGAAGTAGATCTAAGTCACCTCGCACCAGGAGAGTCCATGGTGGTTGCTTGGCAGAATAAGCCTGTTTGGATTATCCGGCGAACCCAAGCAATGCTAGATAATCTTCCCAACATTCATTCCTTATTACGCGATCCAGATTCTTTAACGGCACAGCAACCCGATTATGCCCGCAATGAATATCGTTCTCTGAATCCCGAATATTTGATTCTTATTGGTATATGCACTCATTTAGGATGCGCTACTCTATTTAAACCCATGATAGGAGAATTAAGTCGTAAATGGCCTGGAGGACTATATTGTCCTTGTCATGGATCTAAGTTTGATCTCGCTGGACGAGTTATGAAAGGAGTGCCCGCTCCCACTAATCTCAAAATTCCACCTTATCGGTTTACCAATGAACATACCGTAGTGATAGGTGAAAATCCAAGGTTAGTATAAATGCAAAAATCATTATTCAATTGGCTGTCTGAACGTTTGCCAATTAATGAATATATACGCCAACATTTAACAGAATATTATCTACCTAAAAATCTCAATTTTTGGTATTTCTTTGGCTTTTTAAGTCTTTTCACTTTTTTTTTACAAGTCTTGACCGGAATATGGTTAACCCTATTTTACACCCCTACACCTGAAGGGGCATTTAATTCAATTGAAATAATAATGCGAGATGTACCGTACGGATGGTTATTACGATATCTACATTCTAGCGGTGCTTCTGTTTTTTTTATTCTAATTTACGCACATATCTTTCGTAGCCTTTTATATGGATCGTATAAAAAACCTAGGGAACTAGTTTGGTTGTTAGGGGTATGCCTTTATATTATTTTGCTACTAGAGGCATTCCTCGGCTATTTACTCCCCTGGGGACAAACATCCTATTGGGCCAGCCAAATTGGCACTTCCCTGCTAGACTCGATTCCAAAGATTGGGCCAACACTAACACTTTGGATTCGCGGTAATAACGTCGTATCAGGAGAAACTTTACATCGTTTTTTTGCACTCCATGTGATAGCTGTACCTTTATCCCTGATGCTTATAATTCGATTACACCTTGTTGCTTTACATAAAGTTGGCAGTAATAATCCCGAGGGAATTTCTGTACCAGAACCCCGCTTACATAATAAAACTCCTTTTAAAGTCCCTCTTCACCCTTATTATACGATCAAAGAATTACTCGCTTTATTAATTTTTTTGTTTATTTTTTCCATCATCGTATTTTTTTTTCCAGAAATGCATGGGTATTTCCTTGAAATAAACAATTTCATACCAGCAGACCCTCTACTAACTCCTAGCCATATTCAACCACTATGGTATTTAGCGCCTTTTTATAGCGTATTATGTGTTGTCCCTAATAAGTTATTGGGTATTTTAGTTATGGCGGGGGTTCTTTTCATACTATTTTTGTTGCCCTGGCTAGACCGCAATCCAGTTCGATCAATGCGCTACCGAGGAAATTTTTCTCGCTTCGCTTTAGCAGTTTTTACATTAAGTTTTGGCTTACTTAGTTATATCAGTACGACCATACTTACACCCAATAAGATACTGTTCGTACAAATTTTATTACTAATCTATTTTCTTTTTTTTCTCCTCATGCCCTTCTATACAAAATACGAAAAAAACAAACCCCTACCACAATGCATATGTGGAAAATAAGTGCATTTTTCCTATTTATCTTGATATTTTGGTTTACGCTAGCAAATCCTTTTGAAAATAAGCTAGCAAAGTTCTCATCATCTGATATGGCCTCCTTGCAACGCGGAGCAAAATATTTTATGAATTACTGCTCAGGGTGTCATTCGCTACAATATATGAGTTATAATCGACTTGGAATCGATCTGCAAATTGCCGATAAATTCAATTCATCCACCCAACAACAACGACTGAAAGATAATCTTGTTTTTACTCAAGCTAAAACTAGCGATACAATAAAATCAAATTTACAAAAAAAAGAGGGGTCCATATGGTTTGGAAAGCCTCCACCAGACCTTTCTTTGAGTATTCGGGCAAGAAATGCTGATTGGGTGTATAATTACTTACTTAGCTTTTATTTGGATGATACGAGGCCTTTTGGAGTTAACAATAGTTTCATTAAAAACACCGCAATGCCGGATCCATTAGCGATAATACGTATGGATACCCCTATTTATCATAATTTAAAGAATACTAACGATCGGATATCCCTAAAAATTAGTAATCGTGCAATTTACTCTTCTAATAAAGGCGGATCAAAAATCCCTACCTTAGAAGAAGTAGTCATTGATTTAGTTAATTTTTTAGCTTATGTAGCCGACCCTACAAAAAATAACCGTCAATCATTGGGAAAAAAAGTATGCGGATTCTTGTTGGTATTAACTTATTTTGTTTATATTTTAAAAAAGCAAATTTGGGGAAATATAAAAAAATAAACTATTTTCATAAATCATGAAAAATGTTTTAAATTAATTAATATGGAGAACCTTTTATATGGCACAACCTGCCGGTAAACGTTCAACGATGAGTTTATATGCAAATATCAATGACCCCTATAGCCATAGGGTACGTATTGTTTTGGCAGAAAAAGGAATTAGTGCAGAGATTATAGAAGTATCACCTACAGATTTACCTGAAGGATTGTTACAACACAACCCCTATGGCACTGTTCCTACTATTATTGATCGAGATCTCGTCCTTTACGAAACAAATATTATTACCGAATATTTAGATGAGCGCTTTCCTCATCCTCCTTTGTTACCGGTTTATCCGGTAGCTCGCGCTAAAAGTAGACAGATGATCTATAGAATTGAACGGGATTGGTACCCTTTACTACAACAGATTGAAAACGGACTAAATAATGCTAAAGTAACCAAGCCAACAGAATCTATGCATGCCGCTCAAAAAAAATTGGAAGGTAGTTTGGCTAGTCTGGCTCCTATATTTGCTGGCAAGTCATTTTTCTTGAGTGACGAATTTACTTTGGTAGACTGTTGCATGGCACCGTTATTATGGCGTTTACACCGTTTAGATATTAAACTAGCACCTATGCCAAATGCTATCAAAGAATACGAAGAGCGCTTGTTTAAACGCCCCTCATTTAAAACTACTTTAAATGAGGTCGAGTTTGGAGTAAAAATTTAAAATGATGACCTCAAATCGTTCCTATTTATTACGTGCGTTTTATGATTGGATTATCGACAATCAATTAACACCCTATATTCTTCTAGATACTGAATTGCCGCATGTAGAAGTACCAAAACAATGTATAAAAGATGGTAAAATTACTTTAAATATATCCAATGATGCCATATTAAATTTAAAAATAGATACTCAGGCAATACAATTTGAGGCAAGTTTTAATGGTCAATCGATGCTTATTTACGCGCCGATCCAAGCGGTATTAGCCATCTATACACGGGAAAATGGTCAAGGAATGGTATTTACAGAAGAAGAAAGCGGTGACGAGGGTGGAAATCCTACTCCACCTCGGGTTAGACCAGGAACAAAACCCAAACTTTCTATTGTTAAATAGAATGTCATCCTCAATCATAATTGGATGGAGAGAATTCGTATCTCTACCTGAATTGGGTATTCCTCGTTTGAAAACCAAAGTAGATACCGGCGCACGAACCTCAGCTTTACATGCTTGTTGTGTAGAAATTATTGAAAAAACTCCCCATCAAAAGCAAGTAGGTTTTATCATACACCCTCAACCCAAACGCTTCCCTGAAAAATCTATTAAATGCATTGCCGACTTAATTGACATACGTGAAATTACTGACTCTGGTGGTCACAAGGAAAGTCGATGTGTTATTCAAACCTCCATCGTTCTCGGCACCCAATGCTGGCCAATCGAAATTACTTTGACTAGCCGAGATAATATGCGTTTTAGAATGCTATTAGGCCGAACTGCTTTAAAACAACGTTTTCTCGTTGATCCAACACATTCTTATTTATACAGTAAAAAAACTATAATCCCATGAAAATTGCAATTTTGTCTCGTCGTCCAAAACTCTACTCTACGCGCCGTTTAGAAGAAGAAGCTAAGAAAAGAGGACATCAGGTTAAAATTATAGATACGTTGCGATGTTATATGAACATCACAACACAAAACCCATATATACACTACAAAGGAAAAATTCTTGATAAATTCGATGCAATTATTCCAAGAATTGGAGCTTCGATCACCTTTTATGGCGCCGCATTGGTCAGACAATTTGAAATGATGGGTATATTTGTTGCTAATAACTCAATTTCTATTACCAGAGCTCAAGATAAACTCCGTTCTCTACAAATTTTATCTCGAAAAGGAGTGGGTTTACCTATTACCGGATTTGCTTATTCTCCTGATGACATTCAAGATCTAATTAGCATGGTGGGTGGCCCACCTTTAGTCATCAAAATTTTAGAAGGCACACAAGGTATTGGGGTAGTATTAGCAGAGACTCAGCAGGCGGCGATTAGTGTTATTGAGGCTTTTTTAGATTTACAAGCCCATATTATGGTTCAAGAATACATCAAAGAAGCTAAAGCTGCGGATATTCGTTGCTTCGTAGTCAATGGCAAAGTCATTGCTGCTATGGAACGACAAGCAAAACTAGGGGAGTTTCGCTCTAATATCCATCGTGGAGGGACCGTCCGACTTGCTAAATTAACCGCCGAAGAACGGGCAACGGCGGTTCGAGCTGCTAAAGTTATTGGTCTAAATATTGCTGGAGTTGACTTATTACGCTCCAATAGAGGCCCTTTGGTAATGGAAGTGAATTCGTCTCCTGGATTAGAGGGAATAGAAAAAGCCACACAAAAAAATGTTGCTGAAATCATTATTAAATCTATCGAGAAAAGATCCAATAAGCATTAATCATTAATGCGAAGAGCATAGTTGACTCTAGAATGTTGTCATCGTATAAATTAAAGTATGACAACCAATGCATATCCTTTTTCACCCTTGGCAACGCGCTTACGCCCTCAGCATATAGATGAGTTTTTTGGCCAAACTCACTTATTGGGGCCCCGAAAAACTTTGCGCCTAGCCATATTAAACGGCCAATTACATTCGATGATCCTGTGGGGACCTCCTGGAACAGGGAAAACAACTTTAGCTTCTTTAATAGCAAATCATATTCAAGCCAGATTTGTATCTTTATCCGCATTACAATCCGGGGTTAAAGAAATAAGAAAACTTGCTGAGGATACGAAAGCTCAACTCGATCCGAAATCACTCAAAAAGACTATCTGTTTTATAGATGAAATTCATCGCTTCAATAAATCTCAACAAGATTCACTTTTACCTTTTGTTGAATCCGGACTCTTCATATTAATTGGCGCTACGACAGAAAACCCCTCTTTTGAAATAAATAACGCCTTACTCTCACGAACTCGAGTATATGTACTAAAAAAATTAAATACAGAAGAAATTATTCAGATCATTGATCGCGCTTTAAGTAATGTTGAAAATGGATTAGGTGAAAGAAATTTAAGGATGGAAACTTCTGTAAAAAAGCAATTAGCACAAATTGCTGATGGGGATGCACGTCAGGTTTTAAATCTTCTGGAAATTGCAGCAGACTTATCAGAAAATAACCTTATAGACGAGAATATCTTAAAGGTAGTTACTCAAACCAATCTACGTCGTTTTGATAAAGGTGGCGAGATTTTTCATGATCAAATTTCTGCTTTACATAAGTCGGTGCGCGGATCGGATCCTGATGCTGCACTATACTGGCTTGCACGTATGCTCGATGGTGGCTGCGATCCTTTATATATTGCTCGGCGTATACTCCGTATGGCAAGCGAAGATATCGGCAACGCTGATCCACGGGGTTTACAACTAGCCTTAGGAGCATGGGAAGTACAAGAACGTTTAGGTAGCCCTGAAGGAGAACTTGCTTTAGCTCAGGCCATAGTTTATTTGTCCTGTACTGCAAAAAGTAATGCCGTTTATACCGCATTTAATGCGGCTATGAAAGATGCTCAAGAAAAAGGTACGTTAGAAGTCCCCCTACATTTGCGTAATGCCCCAACCCAATTAATGCGTAAATTAGATTATGGAAAAAACTATCGTTACGCCCATGATGAACCTAACGCTTATGCCGATGGAGAACACTACTTTCCTGAAGAATTAAAGGATCGGCAATATTATTTTCCTGTTCCTCGCGGTTTGGAACTTAAAATTGCAGAAAAACTTGCATGTTTAAAAAAATCAGAAAAAATATAAAAAATATTTTTAATTTATGATTAGACCCATTGCATAACCCAGTGATGGGCTTGAGTTCGAGGCAAACGATAGTCGAGGACCGGAGTTTACATGAGCTAATGAGGACCGTAGACTAACATTTAACACAGAAATCAAGTCTATCACGCAGGGTTATGCTGCTCTTCTAGCCAAGTTTTAACGGCCATGTAATTTACCTTACCACTACCTAATAATGGCATACTATCAATAAAATATAATCTTCGCGGTAAACTTAATTCAGAAAATCCCTTTTCTTTGAATGCTTTAATAAGAATAGCTCGAGTTGCCAATTTATAATCTGTAACTAAAACAAGTTGTTCCCCTTTTTTCGCATCGGGAACACTTAATATTGCATGGTGTTTATCAGGCCATAAGTCATAAATTATATTCTCTATTGCTGTTAAAGAAACCATTTCACCACTAATTTTTGCAAAGCGTTTCGCCCTATCTTTTATAGATAGATATCCTTCGTCATCCACCTCCACAATATCTCCCGTATCATACCAACCATGGCTGGGAGGGATAATTTCACCAATTTGTTCTTTGCTTAAGTAACCTAACATTACATTAGGGCCTGATATCAATAAACGTCCTCCCTGCTTAATTTCAGGAACAGGTTCAATCTCATAGCGGATACCCGGTAAGAAATTACCTACGGTACCTGGTTTATTTTGCATCGGTGTATTCACACTAATAACTGGAGAGGCTTCTGTCACACCATAACCTTCAAAAATACGAATTCCAAATTTTTCCATCCATAGTTTGCGTGTTTTTTCTTTTAATTTTTCTGCACCGGCAAAAACATAACGAATGCTATAAAAATCATAGGGATGGGCATAACG from Rickettsiella endosymbiont of Miltochrista miniata encodes the following:
- the hemB gene encoding porphobilinogen synthase, producing MRQFPHTRLRRLRENQFSRRLIRETRLSCDDLIYPLFLLPGENQRQKIAAMPGIERLTLDYLLDEVAVLQQLRIPAIALFPVIPVKDKTWDACEAYNGEGLIPHAIRELKKNFPEMGIITDIALDPYTAHGHDGLLSKEGTILNDESIEILVKQALCYAQAGVDAIAPSDMMDGRIGWIRKALEEQGYPNTQIIAYSAKYASHFYGPFRDAIGTSGQLKSANKKTYQMDPANSNEALQEVALDLAEGADIVMVKPGMPYLDILYRIKQQFGVPTFVYQVSGEYAMQKVAIEHGYLNERESILECLLAMKRAGADGILTYFAKQAASWLTNSQD
- the rplM gene encoding 50S ribosomal protein L13, translating into MKTLMAKPGLVEQKWLLIDASGKTLGHLATRIARILRGKHKPEFTPHVDTGDYIVVINAEKVTVTGTKAKNKQYERYTGYPGGLKSISFEKLQKAFPARIIEKAVKGMLPKNPLGYAMITKLKVYAGSAHPHSAQNPEPTSIDRL
- the rpsI gene encoding 30S ribosomal protein S9, whose amino-acid sequence is MALEQNYGTGRRKTATARVFLRKGTGIIQVNGRTLENYFGRETAQMVVNQPLEVVDQMGRFDITVTVSGGGSSGQAGAVRHGISRALINYDESTTVNTDDTAGNDASFRRLLRRAGLVTRDARKVERKKVGRHKARKGTQYSKR
- the petA gene encoding ubiquinol-cytochrome c reductase iron-sulfur subunit, with the translated sequence MEEDRRHLLAIIIAIMAGFGIAASAIPFLASLEPTAKTLTQASDPVEVDLSHLAPGESMVVAWQNKPVWIIRRTQAMLDNLPNIHSLLRDPDSLTAQQPDYARNEYRSLNPEYLILIGICTHLGCATLFKPMIGELSRKWPGGLYCPCHGSKFDLAGRVMKGVPAPTNLKIPPYRFTNEHTVVIGENPRLV
- a CDS encoding cytochrome bc complex cytochrome b subunit; translation: MQKSLFNWLSERLPINEYIRQHLTEYYLPKNLNFWYFFGFLSLFTFFLQVLTGIWLTLFYTPTPEGAFNSIEIIMRDVPYGWLLRYLHSSGASVFFILIYAHIFRSLLYGSYKKPRELVWLLGVCLYIILLLEAFLGYLLPWGQTSYWASQIGTSLLDSIPKIGPTLTLWIRGNNVVSGETLHRFFALHVIAVPLSLMLIIRLHLVALHKVGSNNPEGISVPEPRLHNKTPFKVPLHPYYTIKELLALLIFLFIFSIIVFFFPEMHGYFLEINNFIPADPLLTPSHIQPLWYLAPFYSVLCVVPNKLLGILVMAGVLFILFLLPWLDRNPVRSMRYRGNFSRFALAVFTLSFGLLSYISTTILTPNKILFVQILLLIYFLFFLLMPFYTKYEKNKPLPQCICGK
- a CDS encoding cytochrome c1; this translates as MNYCSGCHSLQYMSYNRLGIDLQIADKFNSSTQQQRLKDNLVFTQAKTSDTIKSNLQKKEGSIWFGKPPPDLSLSIRARNADWVYNYLLSFYLDDTRPFGVNNSFIKNTAMPDPLAIIRMDTPIYHNLKNTNDRISLKISNRAIYSSNKGGSKIPTLEEVVIDLVNFLAYVADPTKNNRQSLGKKVCGFLLVLTYFVYILKKQIWGNIKK
- a CDS encoding glutathione S-transferase N-terminal domain-containing protein; amino-acid sequence: MAQPAGKRSTMSLYANINDPYSHRVRIVLAEKGISAEIIEVSPTDLPEGLLQHNPYGTVPTIIDRDLVLYETNIITEYLDERFPHPPLLPVYPVARAKSRQMIYRIERDWYPLLQQIENGLNNAKVTKPTESMHAAQKKLEGSLASLAPIFAGKSFFLSDEFTLVDCCMAPLLWRLHRLDIKLAPMPNAIKEYEERLFKRPSFKTTLNEVEFGVKI
- a CDS encoding ClpXP protease specificity-enhancing factor, with the translated sequence MMTSNRSYLLRAFYDWIIDNQLTPYILLDTELPHVEVPKQCIKDGKITLNISNDAILNLKIDTQAIQFEASFNGQSMLIYAPIQAVLAIYTRENGQGMVFTEEESGDEGGNPTPPRVRPGTKPKLSIVK
- a CDS encoding ATP-dependent zinc protease family protein encodes the protein MSSSIIIGWREFVSLPELGIPRLKTKVDTGARTSALHACCVEIIEKTPHQKQVGFIIHPQPKRFPEKSIKCIADLIDIREITDSGGHKESRCVIQTSIVLGTQCWPIEITLTSRDNMRFRMLLGRTALKQRFLVDPTHSYLYSKKTIIP
- the rimK gene encoding 30S ribosomal protein S6--L-glutamate ligase produces the protein MKIAILSRRPKLYSTRRLEEEAKKRGHQVKIIDTLRCYMNITTQNPYIHYKGKILDKFDAIIPRIGASITFYGAALVRQFEMMGIFVANNSISITRAQDKLRSLQILSRKGVGLPITGFAYSPDDIQDLISMVGGPPLVIKILEGTQGIGVVLAETQQAAISVIEAFLDLQAHIMVQEYIKEAKAADIRCFVVNGKVIAAMERQAKLGEFRSNIHRGGTVRLAKLTAEERATAVRAAKVIGLNIAGVDLLRSNRGPLVMEVNSSPGLEGIEKATQKNVAEIIIKSIEKRSNKH
- a CDS encoding replication-associated recombination protein A, with the translated sequence MTTNAYPFSPLATRLRPQHIDEFFGQTHLLGPRKTLRLAILNGQLHSMILWGPPGTGKTTLASLIANHIQARFVSLSALQSGVKEIRKLAEDTKAQLDPKSLKKTICFIDEIHRFNKSQQDSLLPFVESGLFILIGATTENPSFEINNALLSRTRVYVLKKLNTEEIIQIIDRALSNVENGLGERNLRMETSVKKQLAQIADGDARQVLNLLEIAADLSENNLIDENILKVVTQTNLRRFDKGGEIFHDQISALHKSVRGSDPDAALYWLARMLDGGCDPLYIARRILRMASEDIGNADPRGLQLALGAWEVQERLGSPEGELALAQAIVYLSCTAKSNAVYTAFNAAMKDAQEKGTLEVPLHLRNAPTQLMRKLDYGKNYRYAHDEPNAYADGEHYFPEELKDRQYYFPVPRGLELKIAEKLACLKKSEKI